One Besnoitia besnoiti strain Bb-Ger1 chromosome Unknown contig00075, whole genome shotgun sequence DNA segment encodes these proteins:
- a CDS encoding cytochrome b (encoded by transcript BESB_075810) encodes MSLFRAHLVFYRCALNLNSSYNFGFLVAITFVLQIITGITLAFRYTSEASCAFASVQHLVREVAAGWEFRMLHATTASFVFLCILIHMSRGMYNSSYSYLTTAWMSGLVLYLLTIATAFLGYVLPWGQMSFWGATVITNLLSPIPYLVPWLLGGYYVSDVTLKRFFVLHFILPFVGCILIVLHIFYLHLNGSSNPAGIDSALKVAFYPHMLMTDAKCLSYLIGLIFLQTAFGLIELSHPDNSIPVNRFVTPLHIVPEWYFLAYYAVLKVIPSKTGGLLVFMLSTCQ; translated from the coding sequence atgagtctattccgggcacacctcgtcttttatcggtgtgctctcaatctaaattcatcttataactttggtttcttagttgcaattacctttgtactccaaataattacaggtatcactttagcgttccgatatacttctgaagcatcttgtgcatttgctagtgttcaacatctagttagagaggtagcagcaggatgggaatttaggatgttgcatgcaacaactgcttctttcgtcttcttgtgtatcttaatacacatgtctcgaggtatgtataactccagctatagttatttaactactgcttggatgtctggtttagttttatatctacttactatagccactgctttcctcggttatgtactaccatggggacagatgagtttctggggtgctacagtcattactaatctcctttctccaataccatatttagtaccttggttactcggtggatactatgtatctgatgtaacattaaaacgattctttgtattgcactttatattaccttttgtaggttgcattctaattgtattacacatcttctatttacatttaaatggttctagtaaccctgcaggtattgattccgcacttaaagtagccttctatcctcatatgttaatgaccgatgctaaatgtctatcctatctaattggtttaattttcttacaaacggcttttggtttgattgaattatcgcacccagataactccataccagtgaaccggtttgtaactccgcttcatatcgtacctgaatggtactttttagcatattatgcggtgttaaaagtaatcccatccaaaaccggtggtttgttagtatttatgttatcaacatgtcaatga
- a CDS encoding uncharacterized protein (encoded by transcript BESB_075800), with the protein MIPGWFNKSKFSRENTEDDSGYEIQTTKFFMIAVHHHPTGLLKTAKSVGFQYPTTLRLFHIGYVLGVIYGFLFSLILTARENYYSDASLISSIVLGVIISETGLFISFFWGVYTTSWTTGLDLEGLCLPDPSSLVLFMTIMLSALSIVVSSVYLKNQHLYTSCTNIMTFTLFVPYLPYYLIGLIFLQTAFGLIELSHPDNSIPVNRFVTPFISYLNGTFLAYYAVLKVIPSKTGGLLVFYVINMSMKYQQR; encoded by the exons atgatcccaggctggtttaataagtcaaagtttagccgggaa aatactgaagatgactccggttatgagatacagacaaccaagttctttatgattgcagtacaccaccaccccactggactgcttaagacagctaaaagtgttggatttcaatatcctactacattaagattattccacatcggttatgttctaggcgtaatatatggattcttgttctcactcatcttaacagcgagagaaaactactactcagatgctagtctaatcagtagcatcgtacttggagttatcatctctgagacaggattatttatcagctttttctggggagtatatactacgagttggactactggtttagatcttgaaggtctttgtttaccggatccaagttctcttgtgcttttcatgaccatcatgttaagtgcattaagtatagtggtatccagcgtatatttgaaaaaccaacatttgtatacaagctgtacgaatatcatgacattcactttg tttgttccctatctaccatattatctaattggtttaattttcttacaaacggcttttggtttgattgaattatcgcacccagataactccataccagtgaaccggtttgtaactccgttcatatcgtacctgaatggtacttttttagcatattatgcggtgttaaaagtaatcccatccaaaaccggtggtttgttagtattttatgttatcaacatgtcaatgaaatatcaacaacgatga